In methanogenic archaeon ISO4-H5, the following are encoded in one genomic region:
- a CDS encoding Trigger factor translates to MVQQVRAAHILVKTQAEAQDIYNQIMAGGDFAALARARSSCPSARQGGDLGWFGRGQMVKPFEDFCFQYNTGDFGMVQTQFGWHVIYIIGQR, encoded by the coding sequence ATGGTTCAGCAAGTACGCGCAGCACATATCCTCGTCAAAACACAGGCCGAGGCACAGGACATCTACAACCAGATCATGGCAGGCGGAGACTTCGCCGCACTCGCCAGGGCAAGGTCCTCCTGCCCCTCCGCCAGACAGGGCGGCGACCTCGGATGGTTCGGACGCGGACAGATGGTGAAACCCTTCGAGGATTTCTGCTTCCAGTACAACACCGGCGATTTCGGCATGGTTCAGACCCAGTTCGGCTGGCACGTCATCTACATTATCGGACAGCGCTGA
- a CDS encoding transporter Na+/H+ antiporter family, translating to MEEIVLISCMAILIVLAVICSTLLSRVKMPPLIGFLVAGILIANFHIFTDENAMDVVEVFSNLGLIMLMFAIGMEIDVRKLKDQGALAITVAAVQLPLMLLGGMIGGIILGFNFIQCITLGAIISGSSTAVVMAVLKAQGTLDKEHIEMLVLITIMEDIGQVIMLSMLTPLLSGGTMDSMELVLLIGKIAVFMILCFAVGLRVVPRIVDWISKFINDELISLMCVGLAFAMAFAAYIVGLSVAIGAFLMGVMIASTVKKDVVEHFVDPLKSLFMAMFFISVGMEVTFQGLIDNILLIIIFYLLFAALKSSTVFLGYWIGNEQPRNGFVSAVGLCAMGEFAFIIAKQALDYHVVDQAFYSSVIGAALISMIMLPILTRNSGKIWDGAEKRSPEKLRRFCVRINEKRADFYSSLNGMTSKARDMFKTSLGRVYIAVVVIIVVEALAYYGYEPAFHWLEANVTGAPRYWDFILMLVNFWLLFIPCKIIIEQLRLVAYTYDFGKRTSEGQSRDAKTVNRLRIYEALNPLIAAILLDMAIIVLFPTETKTLYAVLNLVIAIVVVSVIRMRRIKKGKAHMAPLPDLTDAEEHHS from the coding sequence ATGGAAGAGATCGTCCTCATCTCCTGCATGGCCATCCTCATCGTTCTGGCCGTCATCTGCTCCACACTCCTCAGCAGGGTCAAGATGCCCCCGCTCATCGGATTCCTGGTAGCAGGTATACTCATCGCCAACTTTCACATTTTCACCGATGAGAACGCCATGGACGTCGTCGAGGTCTTCTCGAATCTCGGTTTGATCATGCTGATGTTCGCCATCGGAATGGAGATCGACGTCAGGAAGCTGAAGGATCAGGGCGCGCTCGCTATCACGGTTGCTGCCGTCCAGTTGCCCCTTATGCTGCTCGGTGGAATGATTGGGGGAATCATCCTTGGATTCAACTTCATTCAGTGCATAACCCTCGGTGCCATCATCTCCGGATCCAGCACCGCCGTGGTCATGGCTGTCCTCAAGGCTCAGGGAACGCTGGACAAGGAGCACATCGAGATGCTGGTGCTCATCACCATCATGGAGGATATCGGACAGGTCATCATGCTCTCCATGCTGACCCCTCTGCTCAGCGGAGGCACCATGGACTCCATGGAATTGGTACTCCTCATCGGCAAGATCGCCGTGTTCATGATTCTGTGCTTCGCTGTCGGACTCCGGGTTGTCCCACGTATAGTCGACTGGATATCCAAATTCATCAACGACGAGCTCATCTCCCTGATGTGCGTGGGTCTCGCCTTCGCCATGGCTTTCGCCGCCTACATCGTCGGTCTCTCCGTCGCCATCGGAGCTTTCCTCATGGGTGTAATGATCGCCTCCACAGTGAAAAAGGACGTCGTAGAACACTTCGTGGACCCGCTCAAAAGCCTGTTCATGGCCATGTTCTTCATCTCTGTCGGTATGGAGGTCACATTCCAGGGCCTGATCGACAATATCCTGCTGATAATCATCTTCTACCTGCTCTTCGCCGCATTAAAATCCTCCACTGTCTTCCTAGGATATTGGATAGGCAACGAACAACCCCGCAACGGATTCGTTTCCGCTGTCGGTCTCTGCGCCATGGGTGAGTTCGCGTTCATCATCGCGAAACAGGCATTGGATTACCACGTCGTCGACCAGGCTTTCTATTCTTCGGTCATCGGAGCGGCTTTGATCTCCATGATCATGCTCCCCATCCTCACCAGGAACTCTGGTAAGATATGGGACGGAGCGGAGAAGAGGAGCCCCGAAAAACTGCGCCGTTTCTGTGTCCGTATCAACGAGAAGAGGGCCGACTTCTACTCATCCCTGAACGGGATGACCTCCAAGGCGAGGGATATGTTCAAAACCAGTCTGGGACGTGTGTATATCGCAGTCGTAGTAATCATCGTTGTAGAGGCTCTCGCCTACTATGGCTATGAACCCGCATTCCATTGGCTGGAAGCCAATGTCACCGGGGCCCCCAGGTACTGGGACTTCATCCTGATGCTAGTCAACTTCTGGCTGCTGTTCATCCCCTGCAAGATCATCATCGAGCAACTTCGCCTGGTGGCTTACACATATGATTTCGGTAAAAGAACCTCCGAAGGGCAGAGCCGCGATGCAAAGACAGTGAATCGTCTCAGGATATACGAGGCACTTAATCCGCTGATTGCGGCAATCCTCCTCGACATGGCGATAATCGTCCTGTTCCCCACAGAGACCAAGACTCTCTATGCGGTCCTGAACCTGGTAATCGCCATTGTGGTGGTTTCGGTGATTCGTATGCGCAGGATCAAGAAGGGCAAGGCACACATGGCGCCTCTGCCCGATTTAACAGATGCTGAAGAGCATCATTCCTGA